From the Tripterygium wilfordii isolate XIE 37 chromosome 6, ASM1340144v1, whole genome shotgun sequence genome, one window contains:
- the LOC120000148 gene encoding F-box protein SKIP14, with the protein MALNFSHRPIFPAHLSEDKLVSSMRIANGYFVDGIQEKVEECFDYGRDRGDRCGSHESVSTDILDLLPSDPFGMDMSTTFTAITGWLEDLEVDYGGFRRNDVGTSDGDYQLYAGLNFIWNNAMKFHAFPASMGFDQKLNVDGRCGSTCLEEKRAEDASISNGDEDTGFLNFQSEELGASLRHDCVGSAGNVDDLLSMGNETRGNGNAVLVDFQSEEIDSSLSHDGVVSACNADDIWRLGNEIRGSEATSFVGFQTEKLGEGSGGSFADDDGAPHQALHYAFAYLGVRDLLVVETVCKTLRDTVRSDTLCWKHIHIGHPLNEKITDDILLELTNRAHGKLESLTLVECLKITDDGLKRVLGKNGRLTKLCVPGCTRLSIEGIVTSLTAFKNVGGLGMKQLRIGWIYGVTQKHFEELKSLLGTDSYAQQNAHKLRFYHRGNMYLSCEDGRQIDIESCPRCQNPRLVYDCPGEGCLGKKHSTEVCRACTICIPRCAECGRCINDSEYEETFCLELLCSACGKQLLNCQEKYDSKIVLSGPPALSVLSCSVRGHG; encoded by the exons ATGGCCTTGAATTTTTCACATCGACCCATCTTTCCTGCGCATTTATCGGAGGACAAATTGGTTTCTTCTATGAGAATTGCGAATGGGTACTTTGTGGACGGCATCCAAGAGAAAGTTGAGGAGTGCTTTGACTATGGAAGGGACAGGGGTGATAGGTGTGGGTCGCATGAGTCTGTTTCCACTGACATTCTCGATCTCTTGCCTTCAGATCCCTTTGGCATGGATATGAGTACCACTTTTACTGCCATAACTGGTTGGCTTGAGGATTTGGAGGTGGACTATGGTGGATTTAGGAGGAATGATGTGGGGACAAGTGATGGGGATTATCAATTATATGCTGGACTTAATTTTATATGGAATAATGCGATGAAGTTTCATGCTTTTCCTGCAAGCATGGGTTTTGATCAGAAATTGAATGTGGATGGCAGATGTGGTAGCACGTGTTTAGAGGAGAAGCGAGCAGAGGATGCATCCATTAGTAACGGCGATGAAGATACTGGTTTCTTGAACTTTCAGAGTGAAGAACTTGGGGCATCACTGAGGCATGATTGTGTCGGATCAGCTGGTAACGTGGATGACCTTTTGAGTATGGGGAATGAAACTAGAGGCAATGGAAATGCGGTTTTAGTGGACTTCCAGAGTGAAGAAATTGACTCATCACTAAGTCACGATGGTGTCGTATCAGCTTGTAACGCGGATGACATTTGGAGGTTGGGGAATGAAATCAGAGGCAGTGAAGCTACGAGTTTTGTGGGCTTTCAGACCGAAAAACTTGGGGAGGGCAGTGGAGGTAGTTTTGCTGATGATGACGGAGCTCCTCATCAGGCTTTGCATTATGCCTTTGCCTATCTGGGTGTGCGAGATCTTCTTGTTGTTGAAACAGTTTGCAAAACTCTGCGTGATACAGTTCGAAGTGATACTCTCTGCTGGAAGCATATTCACATAGGTCATCCGTTAAATGAGAAGATTACTGATGATATTCTTTTGGAATTAACTAATAGGGCTCATGGCAAACTAGAGAGCTTGACCTTGGTGGAATGCTTAAAGATTACTGATGATGGTCTAAAACGCGTGCTTGGAAAAAATGGAAGACTAACCAAG CTATGTGTGCCTGGATGTACAAGACTCAGTATTGAGGGTATAGTGACTAGCTTGACGGCATTTAAGAATGTTGGTGGTCTAGGAATGAAGCAATTAAGGATTGGTTGGATTTATGGTGTCACTCAAAAGCATTTTGAAGAGTTGAAGTCGTTGTTGGGCACAGATAGCTACGCGCAGCAGAATGCCCACAAGCTGCGGTTCTATCACAGGGGGAACATGTACTTGTCCTGTGAGGATGGTCGTCAAATTGATATTGAAAGCTGCCCTAGATGTCAGAACCCGAGGCTAGTTTATGATTGCCCAGGAGAGGGTTGCCTGGGAAAGAAGCACTCTACTGAGGTGTGCAGGGCATGCACAATTTGTATACCACGTTGTGCTGAGTGTGGTCGCTGTATTAATGACAGTGAATATGAGGAAACCTTTTGTTTGGAGTTGCTTTGTTCAGCTTGTGGAAAACAGCTCTTGAATTGCCAGGAGAAGTATGACAGCAAGATTGTTCTTTCCGGGCCACCTGCTCTCAGTGTCTTGAGCTGTAGTGTCAGAGGTCATGGCTAG